The Halogeometricum borinquense DSM 11551 genome window below encodes:
- a CDS encoding Rieske (2Fe-2S) protein yields MAEHLCSLSELDEGDSWLFTVREADGSEEEVVLVRTDDCVRAWLNYCQHETDQRLDRGFGAAMRDGEIVCPKHGSMYDACSGYCDNGKAAESTLVSVDVETRDGDVVLTDDDRTFLHEGAIEADDLPGSSSHLTF; encoded by the coding sequence ATGGCTGAACATCTCTGTTCCCTCTCGGAGTTGGATGAAGGCGACTCGTGGCTGTTCACTGTCCGCGAAGCCGATGGAAGCGAGGAAGAAGTCGTTCTCGTCCGAACTGATGACTGCGTGCGCGCGTGGTTGAACTACTGTCAACACGAAACCGACCAGCGTCTCGACAGGGGGTTCGGCGCGGCGATGCGCGACGGTGAAATCGTCTGTCCGAAACACGGGTCGATGTACGACGCCTGTTCTGGGTACTGCGACAACGGCAAAGCCGCCGAATCGACACTCGTCAGTGTCGATGTCGAGACACGTGACGGCGATGTGGTACTCACTGACGACGACCGCACGTTCCTTCACGAGGGAGCAATCGAAGCGGACGATCTGCCGGGGTCGTCGTCGCACCTCACGTTCTAA
- a CDS encoding SprT-like domain-containing protein, which yields MTGDASSGIPSAGSDFGGVPETFEAVTTHDDLLAWSAAYCERAVETFDFDVDLSRVEWEVSTRAKRRAAAVKRPQISGATVGEPKSWADGIPACTVSLTWAAFEAFDETEWTATLRHELVHVEQFQRFGTTNHGPRFKRRAESVDAPIRVRRFADPAYVLSCGDCGGVVARRYRDCKLVRRHDEYLSSCCSASLTLAERG from the coding sequence GTGACTGGTGACGCGTCTTCCGGTATTCCATCCGCCGGTTCCGATTTCGGTGGCGTACCCGAGACCTTCGAGGCGGTGACGACGCACGACGACCTTCTCGCGTGGTCCGCCGCGTACTGCGAACGCGCCGTCGAGACATTCGATTTCGATGTGGACCTCTCTCGCGTCGAATGGGAGGTCTCGACGCGTGCGAAGCGGCGCGCCGCGGCCGTCAAGCGCCCGCAAATTAGCGGTGCAACGGTCGGGGAGCCGAAATCATGGGCCGACGGCATCCCGGCGTGTACAGTCTCGCTGACGTGGGCGGCGTTCGAAGCGTTCGACGAAACCGAGTGGACGGCGACGCTCAGGCACGAGTTGGTCCACGTCGAACAGTTCCAGCGGTTCGGGACGACGAATCACGGTCCTCGATTCAAGCGACGGGCCGAGTCGGTGGATGCGCCGATTCGTGTCCGTCGATTCGCTGATCCGGCGTACGTCCTCTCCTGCGGTGACTGCGGTGGGGTGGTCGCCCGCCGCTACCGTGACTGCAAACTCGTCCGACGGCACGACGAGTACCTCTCCTCCTGTTGCTCGGCGTCGCTGACGCTTGCTGAGAGGGGGTGA
- a CDS encoding calcium/sodium antiporter codes for MIQTGQAVQVGIVVVSVAGLWIGARLLVDSVVRLARRVGLSELTIGLTVVAAGTSTPELVVTADAALVGLGDIAVGNVVGSNIYNLAFILGVVSLLRVVPIERSLVHRDGVALLVSTFLGVYAISDSVVTRGEGAVLVGLFVAYIAFLLRSGITDEMSADADAPPGVTTTVTERIQFRGRDVVLLVAGLAIVLISGDLMVGSASELARGAGVSEWVIGGTIVAAGTSTPEFAVSLVAMRRGRLGVSVGNVVGSNVFNLLVIMGVGAVIRPLSLSGSIGLSLTWLVAVSVAVVAALWTGRRLSRAEGGLFAGSEVIRWVVGLLGLG; via the coding sequence ATGATTCAGACTGGGCAGGCGGTACAGGTTGGCATTGTCGTCGTGTCGGTCGCCGGACTGTGGATCGGCGCGCGTCTGCTCGTCGATTCTGTTGTCCGGTTAGCGCGACGCGTCGGCCTATCGGAGTTGACCATCGGACTGACCGTCGTCGCCGCGGGCACCTCCACACCCGAACTCGTTGTCACGGCCGATGCAGCCCTCGTGGGGCTCGGTGATATCGCCGTCGGCAACGTCGTCGGCTCGAACATCTACAATTTGGCGTTCATCCTCGGCGTGGTCTCGCTGCTCCGGGTCGTCCCAATAGAGCGCTCGCTCGTCCACCGCGACGGAGTCGCATTACTCGTCAGTACGTTCCTCGGCGTGTACGCGATATCCGACTCCGTGGTGACCCGAGGCGAGGGAGCGGTCCTCGTCGGCCTGTTCGTCGCGTACATCGCCTTTCTGCTTCGAAGCGGAATCACGGACGAAATGTCGGCCGACGCGGACGCCCCGCCCGGCGTCACCACCACCGTCACCGAGCGAATACAGTTCCGCGGGCGTGACGTCGTCTTGTTGGTCGCCGGACTGGCTATCGTCCTCATCAGCGGCGACCTGATGGTGGGATCGGCCTCGGAACTGGCGCGTGGCGCGGGCGTCTCCGAGTGGGTTATCGGTGGGACAATCGTCGCCGCTGGCACCTCCACGCCGGAGTTCGCCGTCTCGCTCGTGGCGATGCGACGCGGCCGACTCGGCGTCAGTGTCGGCAACGTGGTCGGGAGCAACGTGTTCAATCTCCTCGTCATTATGGGTGTCGGCGCGGTGATTCGTCCGCTGTCGCTAAGCGGTTCTATCGGGCTGAGTCTGACGTGGTTGGTCGCCGTCTCCGTCGCCGTGGTCGCGGCTCTCTGGACGGGGCGTCGCCTCTCGCGTGCGGAAGGCGGACTGTTCGCGGGGTCGGAAGTTATCCGGTGGGTCGTCGGCCTCCTCGGTCTCGGGTAG
- a CDS encoding AAA family ATPase yields MDVPQAAATCDDVVEAVSAAVVAERDFLETVLTGVLARGHVLLEDVPGTGKTLTARSIAAALGLSFARIQFTPDLLPADITGSNVYDERQGAFEFQPGPIFANVVLADEINRAPPKTQAALLEAMGEGQVTVDGVTHDLPNPFFVIATQNPVEQEGTFRLPEAQRDRFIVKTELGYPGREGERELIDRRADRTRRSPSASRVVTDEQVSALRSVPEHVRVDEKLRDYIVDLGRATREDARVDVGVSPRGIQRLFEAARARAVIRGRDYAVPDDVKAAAPSVFRHRLVLTSDARVRGVDPLDVVDEVLDSVPVPPVASARQND; encoded by the coding sequence ATGGACGTACCACAGGCCGCGGCGACGTGCGACGACGTGGTCGAGGCTGTCAGCGCCGCAGTCGTCGCAGAGCGCGACTTCCTCGAAACCGTCTTGACTGGCGTCCTCGCCCGAGGTCACGTCCTCCTCGAGGACGTTCCCGGCACCGGAAAGACGCTGACCGCACGGAGCATCGCCGCCGCCCTCGGTCTCTCGTTCGCCCGTATTCAGTTCACGCCCGACCTCCTCCCAGCCGACATCACCGGGTCGAACGTCTACGACGAGCGACAGGGAGCGTTCGAGTTCCAACCCGGCCCTATCTTCGCCAACGTCGTCCTCGCAGACGAGATTAACCGCGCGCCGCCGAAGACGCAGGCCGCGCTCCTCGAAGCGATGGGCGAGGGACAGGTCACGGTGGACGGCGTCACCCACGACCTCCCGAACCCGTTTTTCGTCATCGCCACGCAGAACCCAGTCGAACAGGAAGGAACGTTCCGCCTGCCCGAGGCGCAACGGGATCGGTTCATCGTCAAGACCGAACTCGGGTACCCCGGACGCGAAGGCGAGCGCGAACTCATCGACCGGCGGGCCGACCGGACGCGGCGTTCCCCGTCGGCCTCGCGCGTCGTCACCGATGAACAAGTGTCCGCACTCCGCTCTGTCCCCGAACACGTCCGCGTGGACGAGAAACTGCGCGACTACATCGTCGATTTAGGTCGTGCGACACGTGAAGACGCCCGCGTCGATGTCGGCGTCTCCCCGCGTGGAATCCAGCGACTGTTCGAGGCTGCGCGCGCCCGCGCGGTCATCCGAGGACGCGACTACGCCGTCCCGGACGACGTGAAAGCCGCCGCACCGTCGGTGTTCCGCCACCGACTTGTCCTGACATCGGACGCGCGCGTCCGCGGTGTCGATCCACTCGACGTAGTGGACGAAGTCCTCGACAGCGTCCCCGTCCCGCCCGTTGCCTCGGCACGGCAGAACGACTGA
- a CDS encoding mandelate racemase/muconate lactonizing enzyme family protein codes for MKITDIEAFAVNIPLVPFEDGGIAPYVTNHNSLTDMDRVLVRVDTDEGISGWGEVRVFLTPAATVSIIEDGIRPLVVGQSPFELEALRRQVFVEYANADMFFAPVEVACWDIVGQSLDKPVYELLGGWTAPSQTNTRHREHQGDYSNEDDYGNDHEIEVAYCLGILSPEQSRQRAAEVLNEGYSVLKTKAGRDWTEDVARIEAMHDEVDGELSFRLDPNQGWTIDQAIRVGSKLADAGIYLQYMEQPIRVDAHDSLAGLKRQTRQPIGPNEDTYIPHNLRRLVAAGAIDVAVLDLTPAGGITGLRQEAAIAADAGIPAVHHCAFDLGIRTAAILHAVHGIPGFSLPPDSVYYGWEDDVIADPFDVADGTLRVPQDSGLGIEIDRDRIEEYRIA; via the coding sequence ATGAAAATCACAGATATCGAAGCGTTCGCGGTCAACATTCCGCTCGTTCCGTTTGAAGACGGTGGCATCGCGCCGTACGTAACCAACCATAACTCGTTGACGGACATGGACCGAGTTCTCGTCCGCGTCGATACCGACGAGGGAATCTCCGGGTGGGGGGAGGTCCGCGTGTTCCTCACACCTGCGGCGACCGTCTCTATCATCGAAGACGGTATCCGACCGCTTGTCGTCGGTCAGTCGCCGTTCGAGTTGGAGGCGCTCCGGCGACAGGTGTTCGTTGAGTACGCCAACGCCGACATGTTCTTTGCGCCGGTCGAAGTCGCATGCTGGGATATCGTCGGACAATCGCTCGACAAACCGGTGTACGAACTGCTGGGCGGTTGGACAGCACCCAGCCAGACGAATACGAGACACCGCGAGCATCAGGGCGATTACAGTAACGAGGACGACTACGGTAACGACCACGAGATCGAAGTCGCGTACTGTCTTGGCATTCTCTCCCCCGAACAGTCCAGACAGCGTGCCGCTGAGGTCCTTAATGAGGGCTATTCCGTGTTGAAAACGAAAGCTGGCCGCGACTGGACGGAAGACGTTGCTCGCATCGAGGCCATGCACGACGAGGTTGACGGCGAACTGTCGTTCCGTCTCGACCCGAATCAGGGATGGACTATCGATCAAGCGATTCGCGTCGGTTCGAAACTGGCCGATGCCGGCATCTACCTTCAGTACATGGAACAGCCGATTCGGGTCGATGCACACGATTCTCTGGCCGGTCTGAAACGGCAAACTCGGCAGCCAATCGGACCGAACGAGGATACGTATATTCCGCACAATCTGCGGCGACTCGTCGCTGCTGGTGCCATTGACGTTGCCGTGTTGGATCTGACGCCCGCCGGCGGTATTACCGGTCTCCGACAGGAGGCCGCCATCGCAGCGGATGCGGGTATCCCGGCCGTCCATCACTGCGCATTCGACCTCGGGATCAGAACGGCGGCAATCTTGCACGCCGTCCACGGGATTCCGGGTTTTTCGCTCCCGCCCGATTCGGTCTACTACGGGTGGGAGGACGACGTGATTGCAGATCCGTTCGACGTCGCCGATGGAACGCTCCGTGTCCCGCAGGATTCCGGTCTGGGCATCGAAATCGACCGCGACCGAATCGAGGAGTACCGAATCGCATGA
- a CDS encoding creatininase family protein encodes MTRSPSTLDAEVSFGAQSARTIAAVGGTDGSVLVVPVGSIEQHGAHLPVATDTLLAERVATASAKRIVADVPILVAPSVRPGYSPHHLPVGGTLSAGFETLLDLLRDMAETGLDNGFDALVFVNGHGGNTSLIDAAVSEIGREHPDREILGLTYFELVADLAATVRESDLGGMAHGGEFETSMMLHLFPELVDTDEMPAEYWDEHYEQGGADLVVGGPLSVYRSFDEYSESGAIGDPSVADENTGRQLFDGAVTALSDLLTDVHEKNSE; translated from the coding sequence ATGACTCGCTCGCCTTCGACGCTGGACGCTGAAGTCTCGTTCGGCGCGCAGTCTGCACGTACTATCGCGGCAGTCGGCGGAACCGACGGGTCAGTCCTCGTCGTCCCGGTCGGGAGCATCGAACAGCACGGAGCGCACCTACCGGTTGCAACCGACACGCTGCTCGCAGAGCGTGTGGCAACGGCAAGTGCCAAGCGCATCGTCGCTGACGTTCCGATTCTGGTCGCACCGTCGGTGAGACCGGGCTATTCGCCGCATCATCTCCCGGTCGGTGGGACGCTCTCGGCTGGCTTCGAGACGCTTCTGGACTTGCTCCGAGATATGGCCGAGACCGGTCTCGACAACGGGTTCGACGCGCTGGTTTTCGTGAACGGCCATGGTGGTAATACGTCCCTTATCGACGCCGCCGTCTCCGAAATCGGACGCGAACATCCCGATCGAGAGATTCTCGGTCTCACGTACTTCGAACTCGTTGCAGACCTCGCGGCGACGGTGCGCGAGAGCGACCTCGGTGGTATGGCGCATGGCGGCGAGTTCGAAACGTCGATGATGTTGCATCTCTTTCCGGAACTGGTCGATACGGACGAGATGCCCGCTGAATACTGGGACGAACACTACGAACAGGGCGGCGCCGATCTCGTTGTCGGCGGTCCGCTGTCCGTCTATCGGTCGTTCGACGAGTACTCCGAAAGCGGTGCAATCGGCGATCCGAGCGTCGCAGACGAAAACACCGGACGACAACTCTTCGACGGCGCAGTGACTGCGCTCTCCGATCTACTGACAGACGTTCACGAAAAGAACAGCGAGTGA
- a CDS encoding PRC-barrel domain-containing protein has protein sequence MVPESHPTATVPRGEPAPDLSGEAVYTHDGYRLGQAVGVTVDLDQGKATGLLVADIDENRFPNLPTGNKGVSIPYPRIDGIGDVIVVDVLGSELGASPSDEFDSEELSEALSEDAAEKPQAR, from the coding sequence ATGGTCCCCGAATCTCACCCCACCGCGACGGTGCCCCGTGGCGAACCGGCTCCCGACCTCTCCGGTGAAGCAGTGTACACGCACGACGGCTATCGACTCGGACAGGCCGTCGGCGTCACCGTAGATCTCGACCAGGGGAAGGCCACCGGATTACTTGTCGCGGATATCGACGAGAACAGATTTCCGAACCTTCCGACCGGTAATAAGGGCGTTAGCATCCCGTACCCTCGAATCGACGGTATCGGCGACGTAATCGTCGTTGACGTTCTCGGCTCGGAGTTGGGGGCGTCGCCATCTGACGAATTCGATTCCGAGGAACTATCCGAGGCGTTGTCGGAGGACGCCGCGGAGAAGCCACAGGCTCGCTGA